Proteins from a genomic interval of Plasmodium reichenowi strain SY57 chromosome 11, whole genome shotgun sequence:
- a CDS encoding hypothetical protein (conserved Plasmodium protein, unknown function), which translates to MNKMNDLDIEEYNRNIIQELNEAAEEGEYPLCMFLHDLIEIDMESNFSYKYIIIDRLVEICIDSINKKMFSLADECMYFMRYCIDKCINLKDEIIKNNSFFNNMNIIIDICSKEKVYNNDSLYIFEKTFFFFILDLNNNMDDFINLWKIYKNELIDFYTTLIYMISITISEFYVILKNIKGEDNVDIDYIHIGCELMKLIEICLDLSLVIFNNIDKIENIDMLENHISVMIKNFHDIPDIEIKRKIMLMMKAINKKNICDKEWNEEINNFNIKYNLLSNASNKQKYKNKKNKKKNKNNNYYNYLNITKDKEHININYLKTNSYIYINNCYLFLNTYEENLNHITMNTSPSRCNKIKLSSWGYKGSLLINFFYSYFYNTKQKLLVVISYDNMKIRSDPNYKSVFFYFKKGEISGVLSNKLRNTFKDKFLDNLEICIKLSSKDICNNVHELMMCRINKEKFSVDERHKKKELYYIEKEHNLPEDTFNNTMENVDNMDNDQICENDVKDNMEEIFQNKQNKQNNHIYFNNLGRNHISLINTNNLKNEEKLERRKVSFASTKELCLLNDDISVETKTMLLEESILKHVHSKYNNKYMNSNIIYDKHESIHYDNNKKSLRENSGSMRNENLLFIHDNHKKEKVEPIKISYATTRDLIGKKEYSKGKLEVQNNNIDGDERGDNNNVKDDEKGDNNNIKDDEKGDNNNIKDDEKGDNNNIKDDEKWDNNNIKDDEKWDNNNIKDDEKWDNNNIKDDERGDNNNMDNVKRVYNKNIKETTLNYKSLLVNHVIPKGKQINDDKNRNEDYYAYRDNTEKKNEKEHMLNNYIHDKEKMKIIDNEYNTNNKEDTPINIYKKNENIYISKECNTNNNDNNDNNDNNDNNNNNIYYYNNYNNEGEKNTDNQSISKHLQNKDKKKYTNSIENEALIKNNIKNDEKYINNQNNKERKILHHKNNMINKNDLESTPQLEMSDILNNSQNKYSINKDYIIKSPIEIVRKLLNFDEKQKNIEECIENLNNYNIYDKNQNENELKEDQINHLKYDHMNSMVNHNNNIHDNVNNLCMINREENIITKTKNTTEKYSNIFKNSNHKIKCNNNQDNYLINRRNEKKEKSKINKNKNKNKNYYRKEYNDEEKKEKDHINHNINDDNFIMKNNNIKNVQPNQKRQDVVVHDGNIMSINNKEEIHEHDTPRKKKKKFTNINLDNNSNEYSQVVNISGYDEPSNELIFKHESNVISPCNIDKSCLSSRSKKRISTTMINNTTPNNNNNNNMNYYNNTYCKETNDTYSKNPIDSPYPIKKVKYNYYYDSKLSELLKKEDNLEKLSAKYLIRAYTLIQYNKRYVHIQIIDYFRYIKKEILLSYDNINIKYNKLLNHIQSQHHNKLQNILIKYYKHLKEHTNQKKNFNLNKNIPKSINRNIIKIKIKSLYDTLNIVQRTMKDKILNSTIMLNYKQSDIYTPSFSLGTIISKYSI; encoded by the exons atgaacaaaatgaatGATTTAGATATCGAAGAATATAACAGGAATATAATACAAGAACTTAATGAAGCCGCTGAAGAAGGTGAATATCCGTTGTGTATGTTTTTACATGACCTCATAGAAATAGACATGGAATCAAATTTTagttataaatatataattatagaTAGATTGGTTGAAATATGTATAGATTCTATTAATAAGAAGATGTTTTCTTTAGCTGATGAGTGCATGTATTTTATGCGTTATTGTATAgataaatgtataaatttaaaagatgagataataaagaataattcattttttaataatatgaatattataatagaCATATGTTCAAAAGAAAAggtttataataatgatagtttgtatatttttgaaaaaacattttttttttttattcttgatttaaataataatatggatgattttattaatttatggaaaatatataaaaatgaattgATAGATTTTTATACTactttaatatatatgatatcAATAACTATATCTGaattttatgttatattaaaaaatataaaaggaGAGGATAATGTTGATATAgattatatacatattgGTTGTGAATTAATGAAGTTAATAGAAATATGTTTAGATTTGTCActtgttatatttaataatatagacaagatagaaaatatagatatgTTAGAAAATCATATAAGTGTTATGattaaaaattttcatGATATACCTGACATcgaaataaaaagaaaaatcaTGTTAATGATGAAAgctataaataaaaagaatatatgtGACAAAGAATGGAATGAAGAgattaataattttaatataaaatataatttgttaAGTAATGCAtcaaataaacaaaaatataaaaacaagaaaaataagaagaaaaataagaataataattattataattatctaaatataacaaaagataaagaacatataaatataaattatttaaaaactaattcttatatatatataaacaattgTTATCTTTTTCTTAATACATATGAAGAAAATCTTAACCATATAACAATGAATACATCACCAAGTAGATGTAACAAAATAAAGTTATCTTCATGGGGATATAAAGGATCGTTGTTAATAAATTTCTTctattcttatttttataatactAAGCAGAAATTATTAGTAGTTATCtcatatgataatatgaaaataagaTCTGATCCCAATTACAAATctgtatttttttatttcaaaaaGGGAGAAATATCGG GTGTTCTGTCCAACAAACTGAGGAATACCTTTAAAGATAAATTTTTGGATAATCTtgaaatatgtattaaacTAAGCTCAAAAGATATATGTAACAATGTACATGAACTTATGATGTGTCgtattaataaagaaaagtTTAGTGTCGATGAAAGACATAAAAAGAAGGaactatattatattgaaaAAGAACATAATTTACCAGAAGATACGTTTAATAATACTATGGAAAATGTTGATAATATGGATAATGATCAAATTTGTGAAAATGATGTTAAGGATAATATGGAAGAGatatttcaaaataaacaaaataaacaaaataatcatatatattttaataatttagGAAGAAATCATATCTCCTTAATTAATActaataatttaaaaaatgaagaaaagTTAGAACGAAGAAAAGTTAGTTTTGCAAGTACAAAAGAATTGTGTTTATTGAATGATGATATTTCTGTAGAAACCAAAACCATGTTATTAGAAGAATCAATATTAAAGCATGTCCATTccaaatataataataaatacatgaacagtaatattatatatgataaacACGAAAGTATACATTAtgataacaataaaaaaagtttaAGGGAAAATTCTGGAAGTATGagaaatgaaaatttattatttattcatgacaatcataaaaaggaaaaggTAGAACCTATCAAAATTAGTTACGCAACTACACGGGATTTAATTGggaaaaaagaatattcGAAAGGAAAATTAGAAGTACAgaacaataatatagatGGCGATGAAAGAGgggataataataatgtaaaagatgatgaaaaaggggataataataatataaaagatgatgaaaaaggggataataataatataaaagatgatgaaaaaggggataataataatataaaggatgatgaaaaatgggataataataatataaaggatgatgaaaaatgggataataataatataaaggaTGATGAAAAGTgggataataataatataaaagatgatGAAAGAGgggataataataacatgGACAATGTAAAAAgagtatataataaaaatatcaaaGAGACAACATTAAATTATAAGAGCCTTTTGGTTAATCATGTAATTCCTAAGGgtaaacaaataaatgatgataaaaatagaaatgAAGATTATTATGCATATAGAGATAATacagaaaaaaagaacGAGAAGGAACATATGCTGAACAATTATATTCatgataaagaaaaaatgaaaataatagataatgagtataatacaaataataaagaagatacacctataaatatatataaaaaaaatgaaaatatttatatatcaaaGGAATgtaatacaaataataatgacaatAATGACAACAATGACAATaatgacaataataataataatatttattattataataattataataatgaaggagaaaaaaatacaGACAATCAAAGTATTTCAAAGcatttacaaaataaagataaaaagaaatatacCAATTCCATAGAAAATGAAgcattaataaaaaataatataaaaaatgatgaaaaatatataaataatcaaaataataaagaaaggaaaatattacatcataaaaataatatgataaacaaaaatgatTTAGAATCAACTCCTCAATTAGAAATGTCagatattttaaataattcacaaaataaatattctataaataaagactatattataaaatcGCCCATAGAAATTGTTCGGAAATTATTGAACTTTGATgagaaacaaaaaaatattgagGAATGTATAGAGAacttaaataattataatatatatgataaaaatcaaaatgaaaatgaattaaaagAAGATCAAATAAATCATCTTAAATATGATCATATGAATAGTATGGTTAAtcataataacaatattcatgataatgtaaataatttgTGTATGATAAATAGAGAAGAAAATATCAtaacaaaaacaaaaaatacAACAGAAAAATACtctaatatttttaagaatagtaatcataaaattaaatgcAATAATAACCAGGACAACtatttaataaatagaagaaatgaaaagaaGGAGAAATctaaaattaataaaaataaaaataaaaataaaaattattatcgtaaagaatataatgatgaagaaaaaaaagagaaagatcatataaatcataacataaatgatgataattttataatgaaaaataataatataaaaaatgtgcAACCAAATCAAAAAAGACAAGATGTAGTAGTACATGATGGTAATATTATGTcaattaataataaagagGAAATACATGAACATGATACTccaagaaaaaaaaaaaaaaaatttacaaacattaatttagataataattcaaatgAATATTCACAAGTTGTAAATATATCAGGTTATGATGAACCTAGTAAtgaattaatttttaaacatGAAAGTAATGTTATATCACCATGTAATATTGATAAAAGTTGTTTAAGTAGTAGGAGCAAAAAAAGGATATCTACAACaatgataaataataccacacctaacaataataataataataatatgaattattataataatacatactGTAAAGAAACAAACGATACTTATTCAAAAAATCCTATAGATTCACCTTATCCTATTAAAAAAGTGAAatacaattattattatgattcTAAACTATCTGAactattaaaaaaagaagataatTTAGAAAAACTGTCAGCCAAATATTTAATTCGAGCTTACACATTAAttcaatataataaaagatatgTACATATTCAAATCATTGATTATTTTAGatacataaaaaaagaaattcTCTTATCATATGATaacattaatataaaatataataaattattaaatcaTATACAATCACAACATCATAACaaattacaaaatatattaataaaatattataaacatttaaAGGAACATACtaaccaaaaaaaaaattttaatcttaataaaaatattccaAAATCTATCAATAgaaacataataaaaattaaaattaaatcCTTATACGATACACTTAACATAGTTCAAAGAACTATgaaagataaaatattaaattcaACAATTATGCTTAATTATAAACAAAGTGATATTTATACTCCATCCTTTTCTTTAGGAACTATAATATCAAAATATtccatataa
- a CDS encoding pre-mRNA splicing factor, putative, producing MFIDTEAKSLYNVIEIFEKKIIYLSFINEEILEKLNEHDISTIPEEFLLYFKDIIKLNKLYEHSDILKNYEDDDKEGEDDVNYKKCVDDEEVCVNKEHHDLVDKIKKYCIRLCNIFNENESLYEILNKMKDKENHDFSKFLYIIKDIKNIFQTKFQTSALEKIKGIENMNKLKDEEKKIQEEEKKLNEELENIRKESHKELNELEQCLKKKEKELEHLKKSSQENLQLLLNMLPLNDTSDNLEHINMLFEKTKNIYENKIKLYQDQEISLVKKNKLLELDIENYINLIDEQIKSQDDEIEKWTRELKKNKITEKDLDSILLRKQNEENERCFLHELTEKRNMINQKKDNINNEAAVIIQSYIRAVKERNLFSEHEKKKKSRKKKK from the exons ATGTTCATAGACACTGAAGCAAAAAGTTTATACAATGTCATTGaaatttttgaaaaaaaaataatatatttatcttttataaaCGAAGag ATATTAGAAAAATTGAATGAACATGATATTAGCACAATTCCTGAGGAATTTCTTTTATACTTTAAGGacataataaaattgaacaaattatatgaacatagtgatatattaaaaaattatgaagaCGATGATAAAGAAGGAGAAGACGatgtaaattataaaaaatgtgtaGATGATGAAGAGGTTTGTGTAAATAAAGAACATCACGATTTGGtagataaaataaaaaaatattgtataCGTCtgtgtaatatatttaatgaaaatgaaagtctttatgaaatattaaacaaaatgaaagataaagaaaatcATGACTTTTCTAAATTCTTATACATCATCAAGGATATAAAG aatatttttcaaaCGAAGTTTCAAACTAGCGCTTTAGAAAAAATCAAGGGTATcgaaaatatgaataaattaaaagatgaagaaaagaaaatccaagaagaagaaaaaaagttaaatgaagaattaGAAAACATACGAAAAGAAAGTcataaagaattaaatgaaCTAGAAcaatgtttaaaaaaaaaagaaaaggaatTAGAACACTTGAAAAAATCTTCACAAGAAAATCTACAactattattaaatatgttaCCATTAAATGATACCTCTGATAATTTagaacatataaatatgttatttgaaaaaacaaaaaatatttatgagaataaaataaaattatatcaAGACCAAGAAATAAGTTTAgtgaagaaaaataaattactAGAACTGGATatagaaaattatatcaACTTGATAGATGAGCAAATTAAAAGCCAGGACGATG AAATTGAAAAATGGACAAGGgaattaaagaaaaataaaataacagAAAAAGATTTAGACAGTATACTTTTGagaaaacaaaatgaagaaaatgaaagaTGTTTTTTACATGAACTAACggaaaaaagaaacatgataaatcaaaaaaaagataatataaacaacGAAGCTGCTGTAATAATTCAGTCTTATATAAGGGCCGTAAAAGAGCGGAATTTATTTAGTGAGCAtgagaagaaaaaaaaaagtcgaaaaaaaaaaaaataa